TGGTGGTCCGGCCGGCCCGCCGGCATGGTGGGACGACGTCCCAGCGGCCGGTAGCCGGTCAGCCGCTCGGGCTGGCGGCCCCGCAGGTTGAGGTCGCCGAGGAGCACCACCGGTCCGTCCACCGCGGCCAGCGCCCGGCGGAGCGCCAGCAGCTGCAGCTGCCCCCAGCCGGGCACGAACGACAGGTGCGTCGACACCGCGGTGAGCGGGCCCTCCGGGGTCGCGAACCGGCCCGCCACGGCGACCCGCGGCTCCTCCGGGGCCAGCCGCTGCGGCCAGCGGTGCGGCCCCGTCCGCGGGACCCGGAACGGGATGCGCGGGAGCCGGAGCACCCGCCAGGCCGTCGCCGGGTGGCGGGACAGCAGCGACACCCCGTACCCGGCGGTGCCCGGGTCGTCGGGGTCGGCCGCCGGCACCCAGGCCGCGCCGGGGGTGCCGGCCAGGGCGGGCACGAAGCGCTGGTCGACCGCCCCCATCGCCGCCGCCGCGACGTCGGTCAGGTCGGCGTGGTGCGACCGCTCCTGGGCGCGGTCCACCTCCTGCAGGGCCAGGATGTCGGGGTCGAGGCGACGGATCGCCTCCGCCAGTCGGCCGGTGTCCACCTGCCCGTCCCGGAGGCTGCGTCCGTGCAGGATGTTGAAGGTCACCAGGCGCATGACCCGACGCTACGAGGCGCGGGCCGCCGGCCGCGAGGGCGGCACCCGGGAACTGCGGCCGGGCGTCGAGTTCAGTCCCGGCTCTGCCAGGTGCAGAGGCAGACCCGGTTGCCCTGGGGGTCGGCCAGCACCCAGAAGGCGGGGGCCTCCGCGTCGTCGACCAGGGTGCCGCCGGCCGCGACCGCCGCCGCGATCCGCGGTCGCACCTCGGCCGGGTCCACCCACAGGTCGGGGTGCCAGCGCTGCCGCGGCTCCTCGCTGCCGGACCGCTGGAACCAGACGGTCGGCAGCGCCGCCGCGGGGTCCACCAGCTCGTCGCCGCGGCCCGCCTGGTCGGCCAGCCCGAGGACGGCACCCCAGAACGGCAGCACGGCGGCCGCGTCGGGACTGTCCAGCCCCAGCTCCAGCCGGGTGGCCCCGGCCGCGGCCGTGCGCAGCCCGGCCGCGGCGGCCAGCTCCGTGATCCGCCGGGCCAGCCGGAGGTCGCGGTCGGTGATGCCGCCGACGTCGTGGCTGGTCAGCCGGACGTCGACGTGGGCGTAGCGCAGGCCGAGGTCGGGGTGGTGGTCCATCTCCTCCGCCGCCGCGCCGATGGCGTCCACCAGGGCCAGCCCAGCGGCGAAGTCCGGCGTGACGACCCGGGTCTGCAGCCCGCCGAGCAGGTTGGCCCAGCCCTCCAGACCGGCGTCGGCGACCTGCTGCCCGCTCAAGGTGCTCATCCGGCCATGCTCGCGCAGCCGGACGCCGACCGGAAGAGCCGGGCCCGGCGAGCGACGGTCCGGGGGTCGCGACCTGCGATCATGAGCCGGTGAGTGCGATCGAGATCTGGAGCGACGGAGCCTGCAAGGGCAACCCCGGGGTCGGTGGCTGGGGGGCCTGGCTGCGGTCGGGCGACCTCGAGCGCGAGCTGTACGGGGGCGAGCAGGTGACCACCAACAACCGGATGGAGCTGACCGCCGTCATCGAGGCCCTCCGGGCCCTCACCCGGCCCTCCGACGTCACCCTGCACGTCGACTCCACCTACGTGATGAACGGCCTCAACGACTGGCTGCCCGGCTGGAAGCGCAACGGCTGGCGCACCTCGGCCAAGAAGCCGGTCAAGAACGAGGACCTGTGGCGTGCCCTCGACGCCGAGGTCGCCCGGCACACCATCACCTGGGTGTGGGTCAAGGGCCACTCCGGCGACCCGGGCAACGAGCGCGCCGACCAGCTGGCCAACCGCGGCGTCGACGAGGTCCGCCTCCGCGGGGCCGACGTCCCGGTCGTCGCCTCCGCCTGAGCCCCGACCGGCCGGAGCGGGGCGGGGCCAGGCCCCGCTGGCGTCTGACACGTCGGCGTCGGCCGTCTCGTAGGCTGCCCGCGTGATGGCCGAGGCACGACGGACGGGAGTGGCGTGATGGCGACGGTGCTGGTGACGGGTTCGAGCGACGGCATCGGGCGGCAGACCGCCCTCGACCTGGTGACGGGCGGGCACCGGGTGGTGCTGCACGCGCGCAGCGACCAGCGGGCCGAGCAGGCCCGGGCCGCCGTGCCCGGGGCGGCGGACGTCGTCGTCGGCGACCTGGCCTCGCTCGCCTCGACCCGCGCGCTGGGCGAGGCCGTGGCGGCGCTCGGCCCGCTGGACGCCGTCGTGCACAACGCCGGGGTCGGCGGTCAGGACGAGCGCCGGCTGACCGAGGACGGCCACGAGCTGATCTTCCAGGTCAACGTGCTGGCGCCCTACCTGCTGACCGCGCTGGCGCCGCCCCCCGCCCGGCTGGTCTACCTCACCTCCGGCCTCCAGGCCCAGGGCGAGCCGCACCTCGACGACCTCGACTTCGCGAGCCGGCCCTGGAACGGCATGCAGGCCTACTCCGACTCGAAGCTCTGGGACGTCGTGCTGGCCCTCGCCGTGGCCCGGCACTGGCCGGGCACCCTGAGCAACGCCGTCGACCCGGGGTGGATCAAGACCCGGATGGGCGGTTCCGGCGCGACCGACGAGCTGCCCGCCGGCGCGGAGACCTCGGTGTGGCTGGCCACCAGCGACGACGCCGAGGCCCGGGTCACCGGCCGCTACCTCCACCGCCGCCGGCTGCGCGAGCCCCACCCGGCCGCCACCGACGTCGACCTCCAGGAGCAGTTCCTCGCGACCGTGGCCCGGTTGACCGGCGTCGGCCTGCCCACCGCCTGACCCGCGCGACCTCCTGGGGAGAGGGCCCGCGGCGACCCCCTCACGCCTCCACGACGGGACCGGCGGCGGCCGGTGAGCCGTCCGACGCGGGATCGTCACCGCCGTCACGGGGGCTTGTTCCGGCTGTAACCACCCGGACATCGGTGCGGGCCGACGATGGACGTACGGCCCGGGGCCTCGCCCGGACCGCTCCTCTCCCCCGGGCCGACGGACGGCCGGGCGCCCGCCGCCCGCGCCGCTCCGGCGTGCCCGCCCAGCCGCTCCGCGCTCTCCCGCACCTGCCTCAGGAGGCCCCGCCATGCCCCAGTTCGACGACACCGTCACCGCGAACATCGCCACGTCCCTCGCCGAGATCCCCCACCCGTCGCTGCCGAAGGGCAGCAGCATCTACGGCGGCACCAAGGTCTTCCCGGACTACCAGGCGTCGGAGGGCCAGTCCTACTTCACCCTGGTGCACGGCATCGCCCACGAGTCCTCGGTCAGCTTCGTCGCCGTCCTGCAGGCCACCCGCGCGCTGCGCAAGGGCTTCGAGTCCGTCCTCTACTTCTACGGTCCCGGCTCGATCAACTGCCTGGCCACCCGCGGCTTCCCCACCACCGGTGACTCCGCCTTCCCGGGCGAGCAGAACCTCAACAACTCCATCGAGACCTTCATCGGCGAGGGCGGCACCGTCTTCTGCTGCCGCTTCGGCCTGGCCCTGCACGGCGGCCGCGAGGAGGACCTGATCGAGGGCGTCATCCCCTGCCACCCGCTGGACGTGCAGGACGCCGTCATCCACTACGCCAACAAGGGCGCCATCATCAACTCCACCTACATGGTCTGAGCGCCGGCCTCCGCAGGAGAGCCGAGCAGCCATGAGCACCAGCACCCGCGTCGACCTGGCGGTCCTGGGCGTCCGCGGCCGAACCCCGGTCAGCCGGGTCGCCGGCGCCGGCCCCAGCGACGACGGCCACGTGCTGATCGACGGTCTGAGCGCCGCGCTGCCGATCAACGACACCAGCCCCTACTTCCTGGACGAGCGCGGCCGGATCACCCTCGACGGCGCCGACATCGGCCTGGACGTCGACCTCGTCGAACGCCCCCGGTTCTACGACCTGGCCACCGCCGACGGCGTCCCCTACGAGCAGATCGCCCGGCTGCACGGCCGGGACGTGCTGGCCACCACCGTCGTGCAGACCTGCGTCCGCTACGCCGAGGACCAGCGCTGCCGGTTCTGCGCCATCGAGGCGTCCCTGGCCGCGGGCAGCACGGTGGCGGTCAAGAAGCCGGCCGACCTGGCCGAGGTCGCGGCCGCCGCGGTCGCCCACGACGGCGTCCGGCAGATGGTGATGACGACCGGCACCTCCGCCGGCCGCGACCGCGGCGCCACCCACCTCGCCCGCTGCGTCCGGGCGGTCAAGGCCGCGGTGCCCTGGCTGCCGGTGCAGGTGCAGTGCGAGCCGCCCGGGGACCTCGCGACGATCACCGAGCTGCGCGAGGCCGGGGCCGACTCCATCGGCATCCACGTCGAGTCGCTCGACGACGAGGTCCGCCGCCGCTGGATGCCGGGCAAGGGCGGCGTCAGCCTCGACGAGTACCGGGCCGCCTGGGCCGAGGCGGTCCGCGTGTTCGGCCGCAACCAGGTCTCGACCTACCTGATCGTCGGCCTCGGGGAGGACCCGGACGCCCTGGTCGCCGGGGCCGCCGAGCTGGTGGCCCTGGGCGTGTACCCGTTCGTCGTGCCGTTCCGGCCGTTGGCCGGGACGCTCGCCACCACCGTGGACGGGGCGACCGCGCCGGACCCGGCCGTCGTCGCGGACGTCACCGACCGGGTGGCCCGGCTGCTGGTCGCGGCCGGGATGACGTCGGCGGGGCAGAAGGCCGGCTGCGCGGCCTGCGGGGCGTGCAGCACGCTCAAGAGCGCGGGGGCCTGATGACCTTCGACGTCGAGGTGCTCACCCGCGGGCTGGTCGGCGCCGCACCGGCCGCCCCGGCCGTCACCGTGGCCGAGGCCGGGACGGCGGCCGAGCTCGAGGCGGCCGCCCGGCTCCGGCACGCCACCTTCGTCGCCGAGCAGGGGCTCTTCGCCCGGCACGACCGGGACGACGTCGACGACGACCCCCGGGCGGTGACCCTGGTGGCCCGGGCGGACGACGGCAGCGTCCTCGGCACCGTCCGGCTGGCCCCCGCCACGGCCGTCGACGCGGGCTGGTGGACGGGCAGCCGGCTGGCCGTCCGGCCGGACGCGCGCGGCCACGCCCTGGGCGTCGGCTCGGCCCTGGTGCGGGCCGCCTGCGCCCACGCCGAGGCCCGGGGGGTGCTGCGCTTCGACGCCCACGTGCAGCCCCAGAACTCCCGCCTGTTCAGCCGGCTCGGCTGGCTGCGGCTGGACGACGCGCTGGTGCACGGGCACCCGCACGTGCTGATGACCTGGCCGGTGCGCCGGGTCGCGGACCTGGTCGCGCGGACGAAGGCCCCGCTGGGCGTGACCCTGGGCGCCCTCGCCCGGGGGGACGCCGCACTCGGCGGTCCCGGGTTCCGCGGTGACGACGGCGCCCCGGTGCCGGGCAGCGACCTGGTCGCGGTCACCGACGCGATCATCCCGTCGATGGTGGAGCGTGACCCGGAGTGGGCGGGCTGGTGCGCCGTCCTGGTCAACCTCAACGACCTGGGCGCCATGGGCGCGGAGCCGGTGGGGCTGCTGGACAGCCTCGGGGCCCGCGACCGCTCCTTCGCCACGAGGGTCGTGCACGGGCTCGCCGCCGCGGCCCGCGCCTGGGACGTCCCGGTGCTGGGCGGCCACACCCAGCTGGGCGTGCCCGCCGCGCTGTCCGTCACCGCACTGGGGCGGACGGCCACGCCCGTCCCCGGAGGCGGCGGCCGGCCCGGCCACGAGGTCCGGCTGACCGCCGACCTCGGCGGCCGCTGGAGGCACGGCTACACCGGGCTGCAGTGGGACTCCACCAGCGGGCGCTCCACCGCCGAGCTGCAGGCGATGGGCTCCTTCGTCGCCCGCACCGCTCCGGCCGCGGCCAAGGACGTCAGCATGGCCGGGGTCGTCGGCACCCTCGGCATGCTCGCCGAGGCCAGCGGCTGCGGGGCCACCCTCGACGTCGCCGACGTCCCCCGCCCCGAGGGCACCACGGCCGGGGACTGGCTGACCTGCTTCCCCGGCTCCGCGATGCTCACCGTCGACGTCCCCGGCACCGAGCCCGCCCCCGCGGGCCCGGCCACCTCCCGGGTCTGCGGCACCCTGCACGACTCCCCCGGGGTCACCCTGCGCTGGCCCGACGGCCGGCTCACCGAGGCCCTCTCCCCCCACGTCACCGGACTAGGACCCGCATGAGCACCACGACGAACCGGGCGCACGGCGCCACGCCCACATCCCCGGCGCGGGGCGCCACCGTCACATCCCCGGCGCGGGGCGCCACCGTCACATCCCCGGCGCGGGGCGCCACCGTCACAGCCCCGGCGCGGGGCGCCACCGTCATCACCGCCGTCTCGGCCGCCTTCGGCCGCGACCTGGACGAGGCCTACGCCGCCATCGCCACGATCGCCATCGAGGCGCGCGAGCGCGGCACCGACCTGCTCGTGCTGCCCGAGGCGTGC
The window above is part of the Friedmanniella luteola genome. Proteins encoded here:
- a CDS encoding endonuclease/exonuclease/phosphatase family protein; protein product: MRLVTFNILHGRSLRDGQVDTGRLAEAIRRLDPDILALQEVDRAQERSHHADLTDVAAAAMGAVDQRFVPALAGTPGAAWVPAADPDDPGTAGYGVSLLSRHPATAWRVLRLPRIPFRVPRTGPHRWPQRLAPEEPRVAVAGRFATPEGPLTAVSTHLSFVPGWGQLQLLALRRALAAVDGPVVLLGDLNLRGRQPERLTGYRPLGRRPTMPAGRPDHQIDHILLRGELGPVRLVDNPEMELSDHRPLVVELGARRG
- a CDS encoding 4a-hydroxytetrahydrobiopterin dehydratase; its protein translation is MSTLSGQQVADAGLEGWANLLGGLQTRVVTPDFAAGLALVDAIGAAAEEMDHHPDLGLRYAHVDVRLTSHDVGGITDRDLRLARRITELAAAAGLRTAAAGATRLELGLDSPDAAAVLPFWGAVLGLADQAGRGDELVDPAAALPTVWFQRSGSEEPRQRWHPDLWVDPAEVRPRIAAAVAAGGTLVDDAEAPAFWVLADPQGNRVCLCTWQSRD
- the rnhA gene encoding ribonuclease HI — its product is MSAIEIWSDGACKGNPGVGGWGAWLRSGDLERELYGGEQVTTNNRMELTAVIEALRALTRPSDVTLHVDSTYVMNGLNDWLPGWKRNGWRTSAKKPVKNEDLWRALDAEVARHTITWVWVKGHSGDPGNERADQLANRGVDEVRLRGADVPVVASA
- a CDS encoding SDR family NAD(P)-dependent oxidoreductase; this encodes MATVLVTGSSDGIGRQTALDLVTGGHRVVLHARSDQRAEQARAAVPGAADVVVGDLASLASTRALGEAVAALGPLDAVVHNAGVGGQDERRLTEDGHELIFQVNVLAPYLLTALAPPPARLVYLTSGLQAQGEPHLDDLDFASRPWNGMQAYSDSKLWDVVLALAVARHWPGTLSNAVDPGWIKTRMGGSGATDELPAGAETSVWLATSDDAEARVTGRYLHRRRLREPHPAATDVDLQEQFLATVARLTGVGLPTA
- a CDS encoding MSMEG_0572/Sll0783 family nitrogen starvation response protein; translated protein: MPQFDDTVTANIATSLAEIPHPSLPKGSSIYGGTKVFPDYQASEGQSYFTLVHGIAHESSVSFVAVLQATRALRKGFESVLYFYGPGSINCLATRGFPTTGDSAFPGEQNLNNSIETFIGEGGTVFCCRFGLALHGGREEDLIEGVIPCHPLDVQDAVIHYANKGAIINSTYMV
- a CDS encoding MSMEG_0568 family radical SAM protein — encoded protein: MSTSTRVDLAVLGVRGRTPVSRVAGAGPSDDGHVLIDGLSAALPINDTSPYFLDERGRITLDGADIGLDVDLVERPRFYDLATADGVPYEQIARLHGRDVLATTVVQTCVRYAEDQRCRFCAIEASLAAGSTVAVKKPADLAEVAAAAVAHDGVRQMVMTTGTSAGRDRGATHLARCVRAVKAAVPWLPVQVQCEPPGDLATITELREAGADSIGIHVESLDDEVRRRWMPGKGGVSLDEYRAAWAEAVRVFGRNQVSTYLIVGLGEDPDALVAGAAELVALGVYPFVVPFRPLAGTLATTVDGATAPDPAVVADVTDRVARLLVAAGMTSAGQKAGCAACGACSTLKSAGA
- a CDS encoding MSMEG_0567/sll0787 family protein, which produces MTFDVEVLTRGLVGAAPAAPAVTVAEAGTAAELEAAARLRHATFVAEQGLFARHDRDDVDDDPRAVTLVARADDGSVLGTVRLAPATAVDAGWWTGSRLAVRPDARGHALGVGSALVRAACAHAEARGVLRFDAHVQPQNSRLFSRLGWLRLDDALVHGHPHVLMTWPVRRVADLVARTKAPLGVTLGALARGDAALGGPGFRGDDGAPVPGSDLVAVTDAIIPSMVERDPEWAGWCAVLVNLNDLGAMGAEPVGLLDSLGARDRSFATRVVHGLAAAARAWDVPVLGGHTQLGVPAALSVTALGRTATPVPGGGGRPGHEVRLTADLGGRWRHGYTGLQWDSTSGRSTAELQAMGSFVARTAPAAAKDVSMAGVVGTLGMLAEASGCGATLDVADVPRPEGTTAGDWLTCFPGSAMLTVDVPGTEPAPAGPATSRVCGTLHDSPGVTLRWPDGRLTEALSPHVTGLGPA